A window from Lagopus muta isolate bLagMut1 chromosome 5, bLagMut1 primary, whole genome shotgun sequence encodes these proteins:
- the GPR26 gene encoding G-protein coupled receptor 26 — MSIWEVILAFVMVVLMLVALLANVLVLMCFLYSADIRKQVPGLFILNLTFCNLLMTVSSMPLTLAGIIYKRQPGGDQICHAVGFLETFLTTNSMLSMAALSIDRWIAVVFPLSYHSKMRYRDAALILSYTWLHSVSFPIVAASLSWVGFHHLYASCTLYNKRPEDRTQFVIFTGVFHTLSFLLSLIVLCFTYLKVLKVARFHCKRIDVITMQTLVLLVDIHPSVRERCLEEQKRRRQRATKKISTFIGTFILCFAPYVITRLVELSSSIPINSHWGIISKCLAYSKVVSDPFVYSLLRNQYKKTWKDIINKILKRSSINSSALTSESHNRNILQLNE; from the exons ATGAGCATCTGGGAGGTGATCCTGGCTTTTGTGATGGTGGTGCTGATGCTTGTGGCCCTGCTGGCCAACGTGCTGGTGCTGATGTGCTTCTTGTACAGCGCCGACATCCGCAAGCAGGTCCCAGGATTGTTCATCCTCAACCTCACCTTCTGCAACCTGTTGATGACCGTCTCCAGCATGCCCCTGACCTTGGCTGGGATCATTTACAAGAGGCAACCGGGAGGAGATCAGATCTGCCACGCTGTGGGCTTCCTGGAGACTTTCCTCACCACGAACTCCATGTTGAGCATGGCAGCGTTGAGCATTGACAGGTGGATTGCCGTGGTCTTCCCTCTAAGTTACCACTCCAAAATGAGGTACAGAGATGCTGCTCTCATCCTGAGCTACACGTGGTTACACTCCGTGTCATTCCCCATAGTGGCAGCGTCTCTCTCCTGGGTGGGTTTCCATCACCTCTATGCCTCCTGCACCCTGTACAACAAGAGACCAGAGGATAGGACACAGTTTGTGATTTTCACTGGGGTCTTTCACACCCTcagcttcctcctctcccttaTAGTCCTGTGTTTCACTTATCTCAAAGTGCTGAAGGTGGCACGGTTCCACTGTAAGCGGATTGACGTGATCACTATGCAGACCCTGGTACTGCTTGTGGACATCCATCCCAG TGTAAGAGAGCGTTGTctagaagagcagaagagacgGAGGCAACgagcaacaaagaaaataagtacCTTCATTGGTACCTTTATACTTTGTTTTGCACCTTATGTCATCACAAG ACTTGTTGAATTATCCTCTTCTATCCCCATCAACTCCCACTGGGGAATTATCTCCAAGTGCTTAGCTTACAGCAAAGTAGTTTCAGACCCTTTTGTTTACTCTTTGCTACGGAATCAGTACAAGAAGACATGGAAGGACATCATAAACAAGATCCTCAAAAGGAGCTCCATCAACTCGTCTGCCCTCACGAGCGAGTCGCACAATCGAAATATATTGCAGCTGAATGAATGA